From one Musa acuminata AAA Group cultivar baxijiao chromosome BXJ2-6, Cavendish_Baxijiao_AAA, whole genome shotgun sequence genomic stretch:
- the LOC135614131 gene encoding DEAD-box ATP-dependent RNA helicase 32-like isoform X1: MRRPKPKCSGARKQRRLSEAQEIQLLDSWIEAGIPDPGTNPLAISSPPPDAPSGRTKDGSFSPYAGVRFFRQLPISQRTKDGLAPKYVEMSDIQRASLPHSLCGRDILGAAKTGSGKTLAFVIPVIEKLYRARWGPEDGVGSIIISPTKELAGQLFEELKTVGKHHSLSAGLLIGGRKDVDAEKERVSSLNILVCTPGRLLQHMDETTNFECSQLQILVLDEADRILDAGFKTELDAIISQLPKRRQTLLFSATQTKSVKDLARLSLKDPEYISVHAESVTATPEQLTQLAIIVPLDQKLNLLWSFIKANLKSKILVFLSSCKQVKYVYEVFKKLRPGIPLKCLHGRMKQNVRMATYLQFCEETSVLFSTDVASRGLDFSAVDWVVQVDCPEDIPAYIHRVGRTARFRNAGKSLLFLMPSEKEMFTKLRAVEPKIPIKLKKAKEPVSVSALLSSLLVKFPSMQQLAQRAFVTYLKSIFLQKDKDVFDVSKLPIEDFAVSLGLSVTPKLRFLKRKSNVHMSSTETTEEVEASDDKSKVHNINSQATVWSDDVEDDVLLPKESPSFEPEGDKAELSTRILKKKKLKINMHRPLGTRVKYDDDGNVIPPLAALADKETGDGSIHLGTVKERYEKLREAMKVRDKEDKLLHRQRLRDKRTKEKLKLKKWKEEAEEGNTGDDHSDSDENEQRNPKRTKIYFDDDDNDEVDDAKAAKKSDSVTLAEQEALALELLRSMHS, encoded by the exons ATGCGCCGCCCCAAGCCCAAGTGTTCCGGCGCCCGCAAGCAGCGCCGGCTCTCGGAGGCGCAGGAGATCCAGCTCCTCGACTCATGGATCGAGGCCGGGATCCCTGACCCGGGAACTAACCCCCTCGCCATCTCCTCGCCGCCGCCCGACGCCCCCAGCGGCCGCACCAAGGACGGCAGTTTTTCTCCCTATGCCGGAGTCCGGTTCTTCCGGCAACTTCCTATCTCACAGAGAACCAAGGACGGCCTTGCGCCCAAGTACGTCGAGATGAGCGACATCCAGCGCGCCTCCCTGCCCCACTCTCTCTGCGGCCGTGACATCCTTGGCGCTGCCAAGACCGGCTCCGGAAAAACCCTTGCTTTCGTCATCCCC GTCATAGAGAAGTTGTACAGAGCAAGATGGGGTCCTGAAGATGGTGTTGGTAGCATTATAATCTCCCCTACGAAGGAATTGGCAGGACAACTTTTTGAGGAATTGAAAACAGTAGGTAAACACCACAGTCTGAGTGCAGGCCTTCTGATTGGAGGACGTAAAGATGTTGACGCAGAGAAGGAACGTGTCAGTAGTCTGAACATTTTGGTGTGCACACCAGGTCGACTCCTCCAGCACATGGATGAGACCACAAACTTTGAATGTTCACAGCTCCAG ATTCTGGTGCTTGATGAAGCTGATCGGATTCTTGATGCTGGTTTTAAGACGGAATTGGATGCAATTATATCTCAGCTTCCCAAGCGAAGACAAACCTTGCTTTTCTCTGCAACCCAAACAAAGTCAGTTAAAGACCTGGCTAGGCTCAGCTTGAAGGACCCAGAGTATATAAGTGTGCATGCTGAATCAGTAACAGCCACTCCTGAGCAACTGACTCAACTTGCCATCATTGTTCCCCTTGACCAGAAGTTGAATTTGTTATGGAGCTTCATCAAAGCAAATCTTAAGTCAAAAATTCTTGTCTTTCTTTCTAGTTGCAAGCAG GTTAAATATGTATATGAGGTATTCAAGAAGCTTAGACCAGGAATTCCTTTGAAATGTTTGCATGGTCGCATGAAGCAAAATGTAAGAATGGCTACATACCTTCAATTCTGTGAGGAAACTTCAGTTCTCTTTTCCACAGATGTGGCATCTCGGGGTCTTGATTTTTCAGCAGTGGATTGGGTGGTCCAG GTTGATTGCCCAGAAGATATTCCAGCTTACATTCATCGAGTTGGCCGCACTGCCCGTTTCAGAAATGCAGGGAAGTCATTACTGTTTCTTATGCCTTCTGAGAAAGAGATGTTCACAAAATTACGAGCTGTTGAACCAAAAATTCCAATCAAGTTGAAGAAG GCAAAAGAACCAGTATCAGTTTCTGCGTTGTTGTCGTCTCTGCTGGTTAAATTTCCTTCTATGCAACAGTTAGCGCAAAGGGCATTTGTCACATATCTGAAGTCCATATTTCTGCAGAAAGACAAAGATGTATTTGATGTATCTAAGCTTCCCATAGAAGATTTTGCAGTATCTTTGGGTCTCTCAGTGACCCCGAAGTTGCGATTCTTAAAGCGAAAATCGAATGTGCACATGTCATCTACCGAAACTACTGAGGAAGTCGAAGCATCTGATGACAAATCTAAAGTTCATAATATTAATTCACAAGCAACTGTTTGGTCAGATGATGTAGAAGATGATGTTCTTTTACCCAAGGAATCGCCCTCTTTTGAACCCGAAGGCGATAAAGCAGA ATTATCTACCAGgattttgaagaagaagaagctgaagATCAATATGCATAGGCCTCTCGGAACAAGGgtaaaatatgatgatgatgggaATGTAATCCCTCCACTAGCTGCCTTGGCTGATAAAGAGACTGGTGATGGTTCTATTCACCTTGGTACAG TTAAAGAACGATATGAGAAACTAAGGGAAGCGATGAAGGTGCGGGACAAAGAGGACAAGCTTCTGCACCGTCAGCGCTTGCGTGACAAACGAACAAAGGAGAAACTAAAGTTGAAGAAGTGGAAGGAAGAAGCGGAAGAGGGGAACACGGGGGATGACCATTCAGACTCAGATGAAAATGAACAGAGAAACCCCAAAAGAACGAAGATATATTTTGATGACGATGACAATGATGAAGTTGATGATGCTAAGGCAGCTAAAAAGAGTGACTCAGTCACTTTGGCCGAGCAAGAAGCCCTGGCCCTTGAGCTATTGAGATCTATGCATTCGTGA
- the LOC135614131 gene encoding DEAD-box ATP-dependent RNA helicase 32-like isoform X2, which produces MRRPKPKCSGARKQRRLSEAQEIQLLDSWIEAGIPDPGTNPLAISSPPPDAPSGRTKDGSFSPYAGVRFFRQLPISQRTKDGLAPKYVEMSDIQRASLPHSLCGRDILGAAKTGSGKTLAFVIPVIEKLYRARWGPEDGVGSIIISPTKELAGQLFEELKTVGKHHSLSAGLLIGGRKDVDAEKERVSSLNILVCTPGRLLQHMDETTNFECSQLQILVLDEADRILDAGFKTELDAIISQLPKRRQTLLFSATQTKSVKDLARLSLKDPEYISVHAESVTATPEQLTQLAIIVPLDQKLNLLWSFIKANLKSKILVFLSSCKQVKYVYEVFKKLRPGIPLKCLHGRMKQNVRMATYLQFCEETSVLFSTDVASRGLDFSAVDWVVQVDCPEDIPAYIHRVGRTARFRNAGKSLLFLMPSEKEMFTKLRAVEPKIPIKLKKAKEPVSVSALLSSLLVKFPSMQQLAQRAFVTYLKSIFLQKDKDVFDVSKLPIEDFAVSLGLSVTPKLRFLKRKSNVHMSSTETTEEVEASDDKSKVHNINSQATVWSDDVEDDVLLPKESPSFEPEGDKAEILKKKKLKINMHRPLGTRVKYDDDGNVIPPLAALADKETGDGSIHLGTVKERYEKLREAMKVRDKEDKLLHRQRLRDKRTKEKLKLKKWKEEAEEGNTGDDHSDSDENEQRNPKRTKIYFDDDDNDEVDDAKAAKKSDSVTLAEQEALALELLRSMHS; this is translated from the exons ATGCGCCGCCCCAAGCCCAAGTGTTCCGGCGCCCGCAAGCAGCGCCGGCTCTCGGAGGCGCAGGAGATCCAGCTCCTCGACTCATGGATCGAGGCCGGGATCCCTGACCCGGGAACTAACCCCCTCGCCATCTCCTCGCCGCCGCCCGACGCCCCCAGCGGCCGCACCAAGGACGGCAGTTTTTCTCCCTATGCCGGAGTCCGGTTCTTCCGGCAACTTCCTATCTCACAGAGAACCAAGGACGGCCTTGCGCCCAAGTACGTCGAGATGAGCGACATCCAGCGCGCCTCCCTGCCCCACTCTCTCTGCGGCCGTGACATCCTTGGCGCTGCCAAGACCGGCTCCGGAAAAACCCTTGCTTTCGTCATCCCC GTCATAGAGAAGTTGTACAGAGCAAGATGGGGTCCTGAAGATGGTGTTGGTAGCATTATAATCTCCCCTACGAAGGAATTGGCAGGACAACTTTTTGAGGAATTGAAAACAGTAGGTAAACACCACAGTCTGAGTGCAGGCCTTCTGATTGGAGGACGTAAAGATGTTGACGCAGAGAAGGAACGTGTCAGTAGTCTGAACATTTTGGTGTGCACACCAGGTCGACTCCTCCAGCACATGGATGAGACCACAAACTTTGAATGTTCACAGCTCCAG ATTCTGGTGCTTGATGAAGCTGATCGGATTCTTGATGCTGGTTTTAAGACGGAATTGGATGCAATTATATCTCAGCTTCCCAAGCGAAGACAAACCTTGCTTTTCTCTGCAACCCAAACAAAGTCAGTTAAAGACCTGGCTAGGCTCAGCTTGAAGGACCCAGAGTATATAAGTGTGCATGCTGAATCAGTAACAGCCACTCCTGAGCAACTGACTCAACTTGCCATCATTGTTCCCCTTGACCAGAAGTTGAATTTGTTATGGAGCTTCATCAAAGCAAATCTTAAGTCAAAAATTCTTGTCTTTCTTTCTAGTTGCAAGCAG GTTAAATATGTATATGAGGTATTCAAGAAGCTTAGACCAGGAATTCCTTTGAAATGTTTGCATGGTCGCATGAAGCAAAATGTAAGAATGGCTACATACCTTCAATTCTGTGAGGAAACTTCAGTTCTCTTTTCCACAGATGTGGCATCTCGGGGTCTTGATTTTTCAGCAGTGGATTGGGTGGTCCAG GTTGATTGCCCAGAAGATATTCCAGCTTACATTCATCGAGTTGGCCGCACTGCCCGTTTCAGAAATGCAGGGAAGTCATTACTGTTTCTTATGCCTTCTGAGAAAGAGATGTTCACAAAATTACGAGCTGTTGAACCAAAAATTCCAATCAAGTTGAAGAAG GCAAAAGAACCAGTATCAGTTTCTGCGTTGTTGTCGTCTCTGCTGGTTAAATTTCCTTCTATGCAACAGTTAGCGCAAAGGGCATTTGTCACATATCTGAAGTCCATATTTCTGCAGAAAGACAAAGATGTATTTGATGTATCTAAGCTTCCCATAGAAGATTTTGCAGTATCTTTGGGTCTCTCAGTGACCCCGAAGTTGCGATTCTTAAAGCGAAAATCGAATGTGCACATGTCATCTACCGAAACTACTGAGGAAGTCGAAGCATCTGATGACAAATCTAAAGTTCATAATATTAATTCACAAGCAACTGTTTGGTCAGATGATGTAGAAGATGATGTTCTTTTACCCAAGGAATCGCCCTCTTTTGAACCCGAAGGCGATAAAGCAGA gattttgaagaagaagaagctgaagATCAATATGCATAGGCCTCTCGGAACAAGGgtaaaatatgatgatgatgggaATGTAATCCCTCCACTAGCTGCCTTGGCTGATAAAGAGACTGGTGATGGTTCTATTCACCTTGGTACAG TTAAAGAACGATATGAGAAACTAAGGGAAGCGATGAAGGTGCGGGACAAAGAGGACAAGCTTCTGCACCGTCAGCGCTTGCGTGACAAACGAACAAAGGAGAAACTAAAGTTGAAGAAGTGGAAGGAAGAAGCGGAAGAGGGGAACACGGGGGATGACCATTCAGACTCAGATGAAAATGAACAGAGAAACCCCAAAAGAACGAAGATATATTTTGATGACGATGACAATGATGAAGTTGATGATGCTAAGGCAGCTAAAAAGAGTGACTCAGTCACTTTGGCCGAGCAAGAAGCCCTGGCCCTTGAGCTATTGAGATCTATGCATTCGTGA
- the LOC135614134 gene encoding uncharacterized protein LOC135614134 gives MEVHLKDLFARFQEQFGSGPGLGPSCGTCLLKVEGAPPAFIKSLFRAAAALFRTEPWKRLRPRHLFGIRIGKDTDWSNKKQLFPCAQFIGGDGGDLGFHLFKSEQDAMRMTGVRETNRVPNVEVLRVLFDQEPLLSPSNKRMIRSLALESSGPDRFPAIDVARCTSTGGLRFRNPTLEELRYVYAFMKAIALVHPLLQWADDSTPRRGRVMNFEPFIETVDVQWPPEVSKGGDLVAVTISHPTSQVYEEKKLVSAAAKCLEPPKEELPPAEAMTNWTTLRQCAMCDKEIYGDQSLCCGRCRAVVYCGPVCQKQHWKDAHKGVCGLYRAMMEREEELSIKIFIFPCFVENPCKWLETKGVHQKGMWRRKCNCYSHCPYGLLPVKTSGNSEAWGGLGDGEYPPDSALAGYLNGSSNPTLLSGWSEYYNLRSLPLSSPVSAILSHPLTVHHIVTALAISSKNRLIKGKEVIVHYLGPAGELDWMPAFAEIGHLLNGLGNIQMVMIGPEVPSNLSGTFSGISGRLRVNMVRGMYQEQAPYLSSPHVVVALNCGLENYGSWESAIDLIKSMNVPTFFTEMSEISCANAKQVLRGAGLHISHPVTPNPFRSPLRNQAPSSNLPSFSNGFVFGVNT, from the coding sequence ATGGAGGTGCATCTCAAGGACCTGTTTGCCAGATTCCAAGAGCAATTTGGCTCTGGGCCGGGCCTTGGACCTAGCTGTGGAACTTGCCTTCTGAAAGTTGAAGGAGCTCCTCCGGCATTCATCAAATCCCTCTTCCGGGCTGCAGCCGCCCTCTTCCGTACTGAACCGTGGAAAAGGCTGAGGCCACGGCATCTGTTCGGCATCCGAATTGGGAAGGACACAGACTGGTCCAACAAGAAGCAATTGTTTCCTTGTGCTCAGTTCATTGGTGGAGATGGAGGGGACCTTGGCTTCCACTTGTTCAAATCTGAGCAGGATGCCATGAGAATGACTGGAGTTAGGGAGACGAATCGAGTTCCAAATGTGGAAGTGCTGAGAGTCCTATTTGATCAAGAACCACTGTTGTCCCCTTCCAATAAGAGAATGATAAGGTCACTGGCTTTGGAATCCTCTGGCCCTGATAGGTTTCCAGCCATTGATGTCGCTCGATGCACTTCAACAGGTGGGCTGCGGTTTAGAAATCCTACGCTTGAGGAGCTCCGATATGTCTATGCTTTCATGAAAGCTATAGCTCTTGTGCACCCGTTGCTTCAATGGGCTGATGATAGCACTCCCAGAAGAGGAAGGGTTATGAATTTTGAACCGTTTATTGAGACAGTCGATGTGCAGTGGCCTCCTGAAGTCAGCAAGGGAGGGGACCTTGTTGCTGTCACCATTTCACATCCAACGAGTCAGGTATATGAGGAGAAGAAGCTTGTTTCGGCCGCAGCAAAGTGTCTGGAACCACCCAAGGAAGAGCTTCCTCCTGCTGAAGCGATGACCAATTGGACTACTTTGAGGCAGTGCGCGATGTGTGACAAAGAGATTTATGGGGATCAGTCTTTGTGTTGTGGACGATGTCGTGCAGTGGTTTATTGTGGCCCTGTGTGCCAGAAGCAGCACTGGAAGGATGCGCACAAGGGTGTATGCGGTCTCTACAGAGCAATGATGGAGAGAGAGGAAGAGTTGTCTATCAAGATATTTATCTTTCCTTGCTTTGTTGAAAACCCATGCAAATGGCTTGAAACAAAGGGTGTCCATCAGAAAGGAATGTGGAGAAGGAAATGCAATTGCTATTCTCATTGTCCATACGGCCTCCTCCCTGTAAAGACAAGTGGAAACTCAGAGGCATGGGGAGGTCTAGGCGATGGGGAGTATCCACCAGATTCAGCATTAGCGGGTTATTTGAATGGAAGTTCGAATCCCACTCTTCTCTCCGGTTGGTCTGAGTACTATAATCTCCGATCTCTCCCATTGTCAAGCCCTGTTTCTGCAATACTCTCACACCCTTTGACAGTTCACCATATAGTGACTGCCCTAGCTATAAGTTCTAAGAATCGATTAATTAAAGGGAAAGAGGTGATTGTGCATTACCTTGGCCCTGCGGGAGAGCTAGATTGGATGCCTGCATTTGCTGAGATTGGGCATTTGCTGAATGGGTTGGGTAACATACAGATGGTTATGATTGGTCCTGAAGTTCCAAGTAACCTATCAGGGACTTTCTCAGGAATTAGTGGTAGGCTGAGAGTCAACATGGTGAGAGGAATGTATCAGGAACAAGCCCCTTACCTATCTTCTCCGCATGTTGTGGTTGCTCTGAACTGTGGACTGGAGAACTATGGGAGCTGGGAAAGTGCCATCGACCTAATTAAGTCGATGAATGTCCCGACTTTCTTCACCGAAATGTCTGAAATATCATGTGCAAATGCTAAGCAGGTGCTACGTGGAGCTGGCCTGCACATCAGCCATCCGGTGACACCAAACCCATTTCGTTCACCACTGCGGAATCAGGCACCTTCAAGTAATTTACCTTCATTCAGCAATGGTTTTGTCTTTGGTGTGAATACATGA